A region from the Candidatus Peregrinibacteria bacterium genome encodes:
- a CDS encoding ribonuclease HI family protein yields the protein MKFVELPDDIAHVLQKIPREKRGDFLLGHGFSLKKDDQKINKVTEQKNGICKEVYIFSDGASRGNPGEAGAGYLITDSDGNILYEGRKYLGIATNNIAEWTALFLALETAHKMNMQEVKCFLDSELVVKQMNGAYKVKNPDLRILFEKTKILQTHFQKISFAHIPREQNSHADRLSNEAIEQNKF from the coding sequence ATGAAATTTGTTGAACTCCCCGATGACATTGCGCACGTGCTTCAGAAAATTCCCCGAGAAAAAAGAGGGGATTTTCTTCTGGGTCATGGGTTTTCCCTTAAAAAAGATGATCAAAAAATAAACAAAGTCACCGAGCAAAAAAATGGAATTTGCAAAGAGGTCTATATTTTTTCAGACGGAGCATCACGAGGGAACCCAGGAGAAGCTGGTGCAGGCTATCTCATTACGGATAGCGACGGAAATATTCTGTATGAAGGACGAAAATATCTCGGTATTGCTACAAATAATATCGCGGAATGGACTGCTCTTTTTCTGGCACTCGAAACTGCGCACAAAATGAATATGCAGGAAGTGAAATGTTTTCTCGATTCTGAACTCGTAGTGAAGCAGATGAATGGCGCATACAAGGTAAAGAATCCGGATTTACGCATACTTTTTGAAAAGACAAAAATTCTTCAAACTCATTTCCAAAAAATTTCTTTTGCGCATATTCCGAGAGAACAAAACTCCCACGCCGATCGTCTTTCGAATGAAGCGATAGAGCAGAACAAATTCTAA